cattgtaTAAATTTTCAACAAGTtgtatatttcttttttttaatatatcttgAATAacattgattttttttttttcatttttagccataatttttctttcctgttcattttttttttttctttctaaaaattgttcatatttttgtgtgacttccttttttatatttaaataatcttttaaatttacattattttttatatcttcatCTTGTAATAATTCATCAAAagattttatatattcatatgcatcattatatatacctATGTAATATGAACACAAAATACTGTAATAAACacttttgtattttttattattaaatgaaaatgcCTTTTTACAATCATCTAAGcattttatgtattttttttttttataatgagTAATACCCCTATTACAGTATAAATCTGAAAGTAAATtgtttatatcttttatgcatataatatctTCTTCTTTCGGACTATTTAGATTTAGAGAAGTGCCATCAACGTTTCCATTTTGTTcggtttcatttttttcttttccatTTTGTTCGGTTTCATTTTGCTCGTTTCCATTTTGTTCGGTTTCATTTTGCTCGTTTCCATTATTATTGCCACCAATTtcgtgtttttttttatagctaGCTGAATCGTTTGGCTTACTAGAACCATTTTGTGAATCgtttttacttttattcattatttttttattttttaattgatcTGCTTCCCTTTTTTTAAGATAATTTTCCAATACATCAATACCTTTAGTATAACTTATTATGGCATCTTCAAAATATTTAGCCCCATCTTTAAAATAGTCATTACCTACctctttataatttttggCTAAACttaattcattttcatcagttattattaaattgtaCAATGCTAACAaatcttcattttcttcgATATTTGTTGGAAGTTCATCCATAAATAAAGGATGttcaacatttttatatttttctgatAATTGTTTAATATAATTCTCATCAATGTTAAAATCTTCTTccattttttcttaaaatgGTGAATAGATATGCtgcatatgtatgtatatgtttatgtatgtatatgtttatatatatagctaCAAATTAAAgggtaaaataaaaaatggatataagCTATTTAAATTAGATAGCTAATGTAgcgaaaattatattttatttaaattttataaaatttatttattttttagaatgTTTTAATTTACTTATGAATACAAATGATGATAAAGCATTTTATGTTTGTGCCTATTATGgatatgtataaaataatacacaaaaaaaaatatgcactATTTAATTTAGTTGTAAtaagataatataatatttaaaaacaaaaaatttaaggaaaaatagttaaaaaaaaatataaaaatttgtttaaatttgtattttttgaaCACAACTTTCATAGTTTCTCAAATATCTACAACATCGGCTAtacaaattaacaaaattggATGTAGAttgattcatatttttaaggcaattatatattttatcttcATCATAAAAacattcattattattttctgtaatttttaaatttggatctttgaatttatttaatgtTTCCTTTTGgctatttatgtatatttcgTTTTCTTTAATTAAATCATCAATGATTTTTTTAcgtaatttattatattcattttctataaaaGGAGagtgatgaaaaaaaaaaaaaaaaaaaaaaaaaaaaaattatattatttttaggGGTTTTATGAGGTGTTTTAAATAGGTATGAATATGTTTGGATATGCATAGTTGGACATGCATAGTTGGACATGCATAGTTGGACATGCATAGTTGGACATGCATAGTTGGACATGCATAGTTGGACATGCATAGTTGGACATGCATAGTTGGACATGTATAGTTGGACATGTATATTTGgacacatttatataatattaggaaataaaaatttatgcatatatgaTACACTATTTAACATTAGTCAAAATAATAAGCGTAGTactgttattatatattttttattaatttaaatttaatttttttgtatataccTGTATTTTCTATTATGTTAGCTTTTTTAACAATCTCAATATCATTATAAGTTACAATTTGTGTGtctataacattttttgtatagTTAGTTTCATCTATTTTTGGAAATATATGAGGATAATTATCATTAAGTAACATTAAACTTTTGTTATTATGGTCATTTTGTGAATTAGTATTTcccattattattttattttattttatatttttttaagagatttttttaaactaaataagtatatatagGCATATGATCTGTCATTTGACATATTCGTATAACAATACATAAGATATGTTAAGAAATtcaattaattaatataaataaaaatattaataaaatgtgttAATATAAATGAGCAAATGTATTTTCATAACTCATTTTTGATAATGTAAAGCCAACATATtagctaaaaaaattataataaataagaaaataatgttttaataaatatccTGCGTCCTATCCATAAGTGTTTGGAAATTTTTGTTTAAAACGTTAGtcaatatgtatatgtatatatatatatatatatatatatatatatatatatatatatgtatgtatgtatgcatgtagtTATGTGACGTTTCTCTATACTTAATAAATTATGCGGACGTGTTGCAATCAACATAACGCACAATGTGTAGTACTGCAACTTTTTGGggaattattaattttaccATTTCCCTTAAActgtttaaaatattataattaactATATGGATACAACCTTAAGCATTTATCAGAtctaacaaaaaatatataatttttttatatagtatttatgcttaaaaaatatgttggTATATCcctgtatatatatatatatatataagaaattattttttttttttttatgaacataACATTGCTTATTATTTCGTAgacaattaaatattataatttgattaAAACATTTGATGtagtttattttatataacattttttttatcctcAATTTTATTAGTGTTgttgaaatatatttcatttatgataatcatgttttatataatatgaaggataatattttgtatactcattatttatttattcatataaaagGATGTTAAAATTTCACACATcattcatatattaataaaaaaaaaaaaaacttgtcaaaaattaataagatagttttatttaataaaagagaaaaataatatgaatatttcataaaattAAGACAAGCCCTTATATAGATTTATTCATttgttaatttataaataattgagatcatataataaaatctATGAGAATTCAAGATAAACATATTTgctgatatatttatataaaccTAACAATcataatgattttttttttgctttttttgatttttatttctatatgtaaaataattataatatatttatattacataaaatatagtatataaGGGAATGGTAATATGAAAGCAAATGTCagtaaaataaaactataagttttttttttttcttattttccCGATCTTTTTAACTTTaaggtatataatatagtattTATTGCTTAAAGGTTTTTCTATATGGAAAAaggtatgtatatatatatatatatataatttaaaaaaaaaaaaaaaaataggtCCTTTTTAAACTTGAATTTCTTATTTGGTCCCCCAAAATAAATTGCTATTATCATTTTAAAAGTAATATTACCAATCCAgtttaatatttcatttattcattcacaaaattatacatattggggcattctttatatttttatattatgtgTGCAAGGCGAAATGACAatgtttatattaaaaaaaataaaaaataatttattctaTTAGGTACAAaaagaataatatatatactatgtTATGATATTTTAGCAAATCatatactataattttactATATGCAttgtgaaaaataataaatataaataaaaaaaaaaaaaaaaaaaaaaaaagatattatatcataaacatttaaatgtataaattcaaaaaaattaataaaagaaaacaCAGAAAAACCGTTATTGAATTTTTTACAGTTTAGCAATTAAGCGAGATTGTAAACAGGGgtacagaaaaaaaaaataaaaaataaataaataacataattaagtaatatatttatatataattataatgtcCATATAAACTATATGTTTTTCCGAAAAATTGAGGGAAGTGGATAAGAAAAGGTCTCTTAATTAgattactaaaaaaaaatatatac
Above is a window of Plasmodium yoelii strain 17X genome assembly, chromosome: 9 DNA encoding:
- a CDS encoding tetratricopeptide repeat protein, putative encodes the protein MEEDFNIDENYIKQLSEKYKNVEHPLFMDELPTNIEENEDLLALYNLIITDENELSLAKNYKEVGNDYFKDGAKYFEDAIISYTKGIDVLENYLKKREADQLKNKKIMNKSKNDSQNGSSKPNDSASYKKKHEIGGNNNGNEQNETEQNGNEQNETEQNGKEKNETEQNGNVDGTSLNLNSPKEEDIICIKDINNLLSDLYCNRGITHYKKKKYIKCLDDCKKAFSFNNKKYKSVYYSILCSYYIGIYNDAYEYIKSFDELLQDEDIKNNVNLKDYLNIKKEVTQKYEQFLERKKKNEQERKIMAKNEKKKINVIQDILKKRNIQLVENLYNDNNNIVPVFYLDEYMYIHFTVFLIYIENNIIETILDFAENQCIMDYYSFIKKNQNTDILYCYIEFPDDKYYMIKNDSYICDVINNIKLFSKIMAIHIIENEEANRFFKSNRNVVFLPSP